A single Cyclopterus lumpus isolate fCycLum1 chromosome 3, fCycLum1.pri, whole genome shotgun sequence DNA region contains:
- the LOC117728752 gene encoding adhesion G-protein coupled receptor G1-like isoform X1 produces MWTSLFPLALAWLSTDQALASENCENVFDKCQQGDVPWTRCYEDRIASCRLRNRRMINFIHRRVSWKQEAEESPTPQHRVQISSSALRISSGAGSEDEVLLVATVINSTYFKLSPSPRGRHFILDRPRQRTVLGGLVLAVRAGNHPVRNLSQAIKLTFKHNKQVEDGACVFWQESPLEDGTGCWSTGGCETSNTGSEFVCSCNHLSFFAVLVNPVLSVEERDAVNLSYITYIGSALTIFFSVISLIIYICLQRRRPEKAIGVHLQLTGALLCLHFSFLLCCFWVWWLNGKEEDWVCRGLGLFLHWSLMATFSWTALEGFHLYLLLVRVFNIYVRRYLLKLSVVGWGLPTLIAVVCGISGVYGKYRPESRDANNRNSTAEICWMSSHRLSVSYVTIVAFPCLVILCNSCMLGLVVFKLWRLRVGSRGAGGGGSKKMDREKWMKLWRDCATVLGLSFVLGLPWGLASTTYVSLVGIYVFTVLNSLQGVFMFLWSVALSCKSRSDNNSSTRDPSTQKVMTTSFNN; encoded by the exons ATGTGGACTTCTCTTTTCCCCCTAGCGCTCGCGTGGCTGTCTACGGACCAAGCTCTCG CTTCagaaaactgtgaaaatgtCTTTGACAAGTGTCAGCAAGGTGATGTCCCCTGGACCAG GTGCTATGAGGACAGAATTGCAAGCTGTAGGCTAAGAAACCGTAGGATGATCAACTTCATTCATCGGAGGGTGAGCTGGAAGCAAGAG GCCGAAGAGAGTCCCACTCCCCAGCACAGGGTTCAAATCTCATCCTCAGCTCTCCGGATAAGCAGTGGAGCCGGGTCTGAGGACGAGGTGCTGCTGGTGGCCACTGTGATCAACAGCACTTATTTCAAG CTGAGCCCCAGCCCTCGCGGGAGACATTTCATATTAGACAGGCCCAGGCAAAGAACTGTTCTGGGGGGGTTAGTGCTGGCAGTGAGGGCGGGGAACCATCCGGTCCGGAACCTCTCACAAGCCATCAAACTAACcttcaaacacaacaaacag GTGGAGGATGGGGCATGTGTGTTTTGGCAGGAGTCCCCACTTGAGGACGGAACAG GTTGTTGGAGCACAGGCGGCTGTGAGACCAGCAACACGGGAAGTGAATTTGTTTGCAGCTGCAACCACCTGAGCTTCTTTGCCGTGCTTGTG AACCCCGTGCTATCAGTGGAGGAAAGGGATGCTGTGAACCTTAGCTACATCACCTACATTGGATCAGCGCTCACTATCTTCTTCTCAGTCATCAGCTTGATCATCTATATATGTTTGCA GCGGCGGCGTCCCGAGAAGGCTATCGGCGTGCATTTGCAACTAACCGGAGCGCTGCTCTGCCTCCACTTCAGCTTCCTGCTGTGCTGCTTCTGGGTGTGGTGGCTGAATGGGAAAGAGGAGGACTGGGTTTGCCGGGGTCTGGGTCTCTTTTTGCACTGGTCCCTGATGGCCACCTTCAGCTGGACGGCTCTGGAGGGGTTccacctctaccttctcctaGTCCGAGTCTTCAACATCTACGTCAGGAGATACCTGCTCAAGCTCAGCGTGGTAGGATGGG GTCTCCCTACCCTGATTGCAGTGGTTTGTGGGATTTCAGGTGTTTATGGAAAATACAGGCCAGAATCGAGGGACGCCAACAACCGCAATTCAACAGCGGAGAT ATGTTGGATGAGCAGCCACAGGCTTTCGGTCAGCTACGTCACTATTGTGGCCTTCCCGTGCCTGGTGATACTGTGCAATTCCTGCATGCTGGGCCTTGTGGTGTTTAAGCTATGGAGGCTGAGGGTGGGCAGTCGAGGCGCTGGCGGCGGCGGCTCAAAGAAGATGGATAGAGAAAAATGGATGAAGTTATGGAGGGACTGTGCCACAGTGCTGGGCCTCAGCTTTGTGCTGGGTTTACCTTGGGGGTTAGCTAGCACCACCTATGTCTCCCTCGTGGGGATCTACGTGTTCACGGTACTAAACTCCCTGCAGG gtgtgttcatgttcctgTGGTCCGTGGCGTTGTCCTGCAAGTCTCGATCTGACAACAACTCCTCCACCAGAGACCCTTCCACTCAGAAAGTGATGACTACCAGTTTCAATAACTGA
- the LOC117728752 gene encoding adhesion G-protein coupled receptor G1-like isoform X2, producing MWTSLFPLALAWLSTDQALASENCENVFDKCQQGDVPWTRCYEDRIASCRLRNRRMINFIHRRVSWKQEAEESPTPQHRVQISSSALRISSGAGSEDEVLLVATVINSTYFKLSPSPRGRHFILDRPRQRTVLGGLVLAVRAGNHPVRNLSQAIKLTFKHNKQVEDGACVFWQESPLEDGTGCWSTGGCETSNTNPVLSVEERDAVNLSYITYIGSALTIFFSVISLIIYICLQRRRPEKAIGVHLQLTGALLCLHFSFLLCCFWVWWLNGKEEDWVCRGLGLFLHWSLMATFSWTALEGFHLYLLLVRVFNIYVRRYLLKLSVVGWGLPTLIAVVCGISGVYGKYRPESRDANNRNSTAEICWMSSHRLSVSYVTIVAFPCLVILCNSCMLGLVVFKLWRLRVGSRGAGGGGSKKMDREKWMKLWRDCATVLGLSFVLGLPWGLASTTYVSLVGIYVFTVLNSLQGVFMFLWSVALSCKSRSDNNSSTRDPSTQKVMTTSFNN from the exons ATGTGGACTTCTCTTTTCCCCCTAGCGCTCGCGTGGCTGTCTACGGACCAAGCTCTCG CTTCagaaaactgtgaaaatgtCTTTGACAAGTGTCAGCAAGGTGATGTCCCCTGGACCAG GTGCTATGAGGACAGAATTGCAAGCTGTAGGCTAAGAAACCGTAGGATGATCAACTTCATTCATCGGAGGGTGAGCTGGAAGCAAGAG GCCGAAGAGAGTCCCACTCCCCAGCACAGGGTTCAAATCTCATCCTCAGCTCTCCGGATAAGCAGTGGAGCCGGGTCTGAGGACGAGGTGCTGCTGGTGGCCACTGTGATCAACAGCACTTATTTCAAG CTGAGCCCCAGCCCTCGCGGGAGACATTTCATATTAGACAGGCCCAGGCAAAGAACTGTTCTGGGGGGGTTAGTGCTGGCAGTGAGGGCGGGGAACCATCCGGTCCGGAACCTCTCACAAGCCATCAAACTAACcttcaaacacaacaaacag GTGGAGGATGGGGCATGTGTGTTTTGGCAGGAGTCCCCACTTGAGGACGGAACAG GTTGTTGGAGCACAGGCGGCTGTGAGACCAGCAACACG AACCCCGTGCTATCAGTGGAGGAAAGGGATGCTGTGAACCTTAGCTACATCACCTACATTGGATCAGCGCTCACTATCTTCTTCTCAGTCATCAGCTTGATCATCTATATATGTTTGCA GCGGCGGCGTCCCGAGAAGGCTATCGGCGTGCATTTGCAACTAACCGGAGCGCTGCTCTGCCTCCACTTCAGCTTCCTGCTGTGCTGCTTCTGGGTGTGGTGGCTGAATGGGAAAGAGGAGGACTGGGTTTGCCGGGGTCTGGGTCTCTTTTTGCACTGGTCCCTGATGGCCACCTTCAGCTGGACGGCTCTGGAGGGGTTccacctctaccttctcctaGTCCGAGTCTTCAACATCTACGTCAGGAGATACCTGCTCAAGCTCAGCGTGGTAGGATGGG GTCTCCCTACCCTGATTGCAGTGGTTTGTGGGATTTCAGGTGTTTATGGAAAATACAGGCCAGAATCGAGGGACGCCAACAACCGCAATTCAACAGCGGAGAT ATGTTGGATGAGCAGCCACAGGCTTTCGGTCAGCTACGTCACTATTGTGGCCTTCCCGTGCCTGGTGATACTGTGCAATTCCTGCATGCTGGGCCTTGTGGTGTTTAAGCTATGGAGGCTGAGGGTGGGCAGTCGAGGCGCTGGCGGCGGCGGCTCAAAGAAGATGGATAGAGAAAAATGGATGAAGTTATGGAGGGACTGTGCCACAGTGCTGGGCCTCAGCTTTGTGCTGGGTTTACCTTGGGGGTTAGCTAGCACCACCTATGTCTCCCTCGTGGGGATCTACGTGTTCACGGTACTAAACTCCCTGCAGG gtgtgttcatgttcctgTGGTCCGTGGCGTTGTCCTGCAAGTCTCGATCTGACAACAACTCCTCCACCAGAGACCCTTCCACTCAGAAAGTGATGACTACCAGTTTCAATAACTGA